Proteins co-encoded in one Streptomyces sp. SLBN-31 genomic window:
- a CDS encoding zinc-dependent alcohol dehydrogenase family protein: MRATTIHAPYDMRVEDVPEPVVQLPTDAVVRVLRACICGSDLWAYRGEAARQPGQRIGHEFLGVVEETGSEVSGFRRGDLVVAPFMWSDGVCDYCREGLTTSCEHGGFWGSVGYDGGQGEAVRVPFADGTLVRLPKEAASDEHLLSALLTLSDVLGTGHHAALGAGVRPGATVAVVGDGAVGLCAVLAAKRLGAERIIALGRHEVRTDIARRFGATDVVAERGEAAVEAVRELTRGQGAHAVVEAVGTEQSMRTAVEITRDGGAIGFVGVPHGSGTGLDLGVMFDRNIALRGGVAPVRAYIPQLLPDVLDGTVDPSPVFDMTVDIEGVPDGYKAMDERTALKVLVTNG, from the coding sequence ATGCGCGCCACCACCATCCACGCCCCGTACGACATGCGCGTGGAGGACGTCCCCGAGCCCGTGGTGCAGCTGCCCACCGACGCCGTCGTGCGGGTCCTGCGCGCCTGCATCTGCGGCAGCGACCTGTGGGCGTACCGCGGCGAGGCCGCGCGGCAGCCGGGGCAGCGGATCGGGCACGAGTTCCTCGGTGTCGTCGAGGAGACGGGCAGCGAGGTCTCGGGCTTCAGGCGGGGTGACCTCGTGGTCGCCCCGTTCATGTGGTCCGACGGCGTCTGCGACTACTGCCGGGAGGGCCTGACCACCTCCTGCGAGCACGGCGGATTCTGGGGCTCCGTCGGCTACGACGGCGGCCAGGGCGAGGCGGTCCGCGTCCCCTTCGCCGACGGCACCCTCGTGCGGCTGCCCAAGGAGGCCGCGTCCGACGAGCACCTGCTGTCCGCCCTGCTGACCCTCTCCGACGTCCTGGGCACGGGCCACCACGCTGCCCTCGGCGCGGGCGTCCGCCCGGGCGCCACGGTCGCCGTCGTCGGCGACGGAGCCGTCGGCCTGTGCGCGGTCCTCGCCGCCAAGCGGCTCGGCGCCGAACGGATCATCGCCCTCGGCCGGCACGAGGTCCGCACGGACATCGCCCGCCGCTTCGGCGCCACCGACGTCGTCGCCGAGCGCGGGGAGGCGGCCGTCGAGGCCGTACGCGAACTCACCCGCGGCCAGGGCGCGCACGCCGTGGTCGAGGCCGTCGGCACCGAGCAGTCCATGCGCACGGCGGTCGAGATCACCCGCGACGGCGGCGCCATCGGCTTCGTCGGGGTGCCGCACGGCAGCGGCACCGGTCTCGACCTGGGCGTCATGTTCGACCGGAACATCGCGCTGCGCGGGGGAGTCGCACCCGTGCGCGCGTACATCCCGCAGCTGCTGCCCGACGTCCTCGACGGCACCGTGGACCCCTCGCCCGTCTTCGACATGACCGTCGACATCGAGGGCGTGCCCGACGGCTACAAGGCGATGGACGAGCGCACCGCCCTCAAGGTGCTCGTCACCAACGGTTGA